In Myxococcus xanthus, the genomic window GCCGGCATCTCGTCTTCTTCAACACGCACCCCTACGTCGCGGCGGCGATTGTCGGCGGCGTCATCAACCACGAGGAGCGCATTGCCCGGGGGGAGGAGACGCCGGACAAGGTGGTGGCCTTCAAGGCCGCGCTCATGGGGCCCCTGGCCGCGCTGGGGGACGGCTTCTTCTGGCTGTCCCTCAAGCCCGCGACGGGGGCGGTGAGCGCCGCGCTGGTTCCGCTGCTGGGCGTGTGGGCGGTGCCGCTGTTCCTGGTGCTCTACAATCTGGTGCACCTGCTGCTGCGGGTGCGCCTGTACTGGCTGGGCCTGACGCTGGGCGACAGGCTGGTGGAAGCAGTGGCTCGCGCCAACCTCCCCGCGCGGGGGGCCCGGCTGCGGGCGGTGGCGGCGGCGAGCGCGGGCGGTGTGGCCGCCTGGCTCGCGGTGTCATTCGGGGCCAACGCGGGTGGGCTGTATGCGCCCCTGCTGGCGGCCGGATGCCTGGCCCTGGGGGTGGCGTCCTACGTGCTGGTCAGCCGTCGGGTGCCGAACTACGTGGTGCTCTATGTCGCGGCGGGCCTGGCCTGCGTGGCGGGAGCATTCCTCTAAGGAGAGTGGGAGTCGCGATGGCAAGCGTGGTCGAAGGGACATACGAGATCATCAACGCGCTGGGGCTGCACGCCCGGGCCGCGGCGCAGATGGTCAAGGTGGCCAACCGGTTCAAGAGCGAGGTCACCATCGAAGCCCAGGGACAGCGGGCCAATGCCAAATCCATCATGGGCGTGCTGATGCTCGCCGCCGCCCAGGGCACCCAGGTGAAGCTCACCTGCAAGGGCGACGACGCGGATGCCTGTCTCCAGGAGCTGGCGAAGCTCATTGGTGACCGTTTCGGCGAGGCGCAGTGAAGGGTTGGTCGGAAAACGCGGTAGACGAACAGGATTGGAAGGAACCGTGAGCAGCCAGGCCACCCCCACTCTGAGGTTGTTGGGCATCGGCGCCTCTCCCGGCGTGGCGGTGGGGCACGCCTTCATCCTGGACCGCAAACGCATCCGCACACCCAAGCTGCGGCTGGCGGAGGCGGAGGTCGAGCCCGAGCGGATGCGGATGAAGACAGCCATTGACCTGTCCGACCGCCAGCTCGCCGAGCTGAAAGAACAGATTACGCGCACCGAGGGCAGCGACCACGCCCTCATCCTCGAGGCGCACCGGTTGATGCTCCACGACCCCATGCTCGTGGACGAGGTGAACCGGCTCATCATCGAGGACCGCATCAACGCCGAGTGGGCCGTCCGGCGCGTGGCGCGCAAAATCAAGCACCTGTTCGACAACATCCCCGACGAGTACTTCCGCGAGCGCCGCTCGGACGTGGACTACGTCGCGGACCGAATCATCCGCAACCTGATGGGGCAGGTGGTGGATGAGGAAGTGGAAGTCCCCGCGGAGGCCATCGTCGTCGCGCATGACTTGTCTCCGGCGGACGCGGCGCTGATGGCGCGCAGCGGCCGGGTGGGCGGCTTCGTGACGGACCTGGGCGGCCAGACGAGCCACACCGCCATTGTCGCCCGCGCGCGGGAGACGCCCGCGGTGGTGGGCGCCGGGCGGGCCAGCGAACAGATTTCGCCGGGCGACCTGGTGGCCATGGATGGCATCCGGGGCGTGGTGCTGGTGAACCCCTCGGACGAGCAGCTCGCCGTCTTCCGCGAGGAGCAGCGCCGCTACCAGGAGAGCGAGCGGCTGGCCCTGGCGACCAAGGACCTGCCCGCCGTCAGCACCGACGGCTTCCAGATTCGCCTCAACGGCAACATCGAATTCCTGGAGGAAATCCCCTCGCTGCTGGCGCACGGCGCGGAGGGCATTGGCCTGTACCGCACCGAGTTCATGTTCCTGGACCGGAAGACGGCGCCCACCGAGGAGGAGCACTACCGCGCCTACCGCCAGGTGTTGGAGGCCATGGGCGGGCGCCCCGTCACCATCCGCACGTTGGATTTGGGCGGCGACAAGGTGCCGGGCAAGACGAAGCACGAGAAGGAACCCAATCCGGCCATGGGCCTGCGGGCCATCCGGTACTGCCTGTCCAACCGGGAGCTGTTCCGCACGCAGTTGCGCGCCCTGTTGCGCGCCAGCGTGCACGGCAACTTGCGGCTGATGTTCCCCCTCATCTGCGGGGTGAGTGAGCTGCGTGAGGCCCGCAGCGAGCTGGAGGCCTGCCGCACGGAGCTGGGCCGCGCGGGTGTCCCCGTGGGCAAGCGCTTCCCCGTGGGCATCATGGTGGAGACGCCCAGCGCGGCCACCATCGCCGACCGGCTGGCCCAGGAGGCGGACTTCTTCTCGGTGGGGACCAACGACCTCATCCAGTACTCGCTGGCCATCGACCGCCAGAACCGTGAGGTCGCCTACCTCTACCGGCCTCTCCACCTGTCCGTGCTCCGGCAACTGCGCGGCATCATCGACGCGGGCCGGGCGGCCAACATCCCCGTGTCCATGTGTGGGGAAATGGCGGGAGATCCGCTCTACACGCTGGTGCTGCTGGCGCTGGGCTTCGACGAGCTGTCCATGACGTCGGGGCAGATTCCGGTGGTGAAGCGCTTCCTGCGCCGGGTGAGCCGCGTGGACGCCATGGAGTTGCTGCAGAACGCCATGGAGCTGACCACGGCGGAGGAAATCGAGCGCTACGTGCGCACGGAGATGGACCGCCGCTTCAGTGAGACGATGGAGCCGGGCGCGCCGGGAGTCGGCAACGCGGAGCCCGCGGACCACGAGCCCTCCGAGCATGGGGCTTCGCCCTCGGGGCGGAACACGGCCTGACCCCGCGCCCGTGAGGGCGGGGCGGACGGCGGTGGCTTGCCAACATGGCTACCGGACCCGAAGGGGATTCCGGATGCGAGCCGTCGTGTGCAACTTGCCGGGACGAGCACAGGGGCTCGCCCCAGGAGCAAGCATGTTCAATCCCGCCAACATCCAGATGGGTATGACCGCGAGAGACCGGGACGGTGAGAAGGTGGGCACCATCATCGCCGCGGACGCGGCGGGTTTCTTTATCGGCAGGGGGCGCCTCTTCATGCGCGACTGCCGGCTGTCCTTCTCGGATGTGGCGGACATCGACGGGGAGGACGTCTACCTGCGTGAGGAGTTGTCTCACCTGCCGGACCTCAAGCCGGAGGCCCTGGCACCCGCGCGGCGGACCTCCACCACGGCGGGCCTGCCGCTCCAGCACGATTTGACGGGCGGACTGGGTTGGGCGGACGACGACACCGACGAAGAGGCCCAGGTATCGTCTCCGGCGCGGGAGTCCTCCGGCATGCAGCAGTGGGCCAGCGGGGAGGGAGAAGCGGCGCCTCGTCGCGAGGCGCCTTCCGCGGATGCGCGGCGGTACACGCGCCACTGAGCGCCCCCGCCGCGGTGTTGCTCACCAGCTCGACTTGATGACGCCGGGAATCTCTCCCCGGAGCGCCTTCTCACGGAACGCGATGCGAGACAGGCCGAAGCGCCTCAGATTGCCCCGAGGCCTTCCCGTCAGCGCGCAGCGGTTCGTCACGCGGTTGGGGTTCGAGTCGCGGGGCAGTGACGCCAGCGCGTCCTGCGCCGCGCGCCTTTCTTCATAGGACAGGGTGCGGTCGCGGATGCGCGCCTTCAGCGCCGCGCGGCGCTTCGCGTACTTCGCGACCAGGGCCTTGCGCTGCGCATTGCGCGCGACCTTGCTCTTCTTCGCCATGGCTGTGTCTTTCTTGCTCAGGGGGGCGGGGGACGGACGACGTTCAGGTGGGACGGCGGCGCCGGGGATTCGTCCGCGTCGTCCGCCCCGACGTCGACGAGCAGCGGGGGCGCGAACTCACGGCCATGAAGCCGGTGCCGCGCTGCGGCCCGAAGGCGGAGCGGCCGGGTGGGGCGTCCATCGCGGCGGCGCATCAGAGCTTCACTCCCTCCGCGAGCAGCTCCCGCACCACGCGGTCGATGCCGCGCTGGTTGATGATGCGGATGCCGTGCGTGCTCACCCGCAGCTTCACGAAGCGGTTCATGCTGGGCACCCAGAAGCGGTGCCACTGGAGGTTCGGCAGCGAGCGCCGCTTGTGCCGGTTGTTGGCGTGGGAGACGGTGTTGCCGACGAGCGGCCGTTTCCCGGTGACCTGACAGACCTTCGACATGGTGGGGTCCTCTAGAGTGCTTCGATGGAGAGAAAGAGCCGCCGCCGGCCACTGCTGGCGATGGCGGGGGAGCGGTGCACGGCGCCGTTGCCCTGATTGCCGGGCCAGGACTCGCCCTTGAGGAGCGCCACGTCGAAGCGCTCCAGCGCGTGGACGGGCGCGCCGGGCCGCGTGACGTCACCCGAGGCGCCCAATGCGCCGCGCGCGACGTGCGCGTTCTCCAGCCATTCGGTGGCCGGCCCCGCGTAGGTGCAGAGCAGCCGGACGCCTACGCGGTCCACGTGGAAGCGCGGGCACATGTCGCTGGCCAGGATGTGAAGGCGTACGCCCAGCTCCGCCGCGCCGAACAGGTCCGCGTAGAGGTGCAGCAGGAAGTGCACGTCCGTGAGCCAGGCCTCGAACGGGGGCCCCTGGGGCAGCCCATCCAACCGGCGCCGCAAATCTGGCGCGTCGCCCCGTACGCGGGCGATGACGTCCAGCTCGCGGGTGGCCGCCACGTCGCTGAGCCAGTGCGCCAGCGGCGTGTCCAGGCCCCGGCGCCACACGCAGAGGTTGAGGTCCTCGCGGTAGATGCCCGCGAGCGCCTCGGGCGTCC contains:
- the ptsP gene encoding phosphoenolpyruvate--protein phosphotransferase, which gives rise to MSSQATPTLRLLGIGASPGVAVGHAFILDRKRIRTPKLRLAEAEVEPERMRMKTAIDLSDRQLAELKEQITRTEGSDHALILEAHRLMLHDPMLVDEVNRLIIEDRINAEWAVRRVARKIKHLFDNIPDEYFRERRSDVDYVADRIIRNLMGQVVDEEVEVPAEAIVVAHDLSPADAALMARSGRVGGFVTDLGGQTSHTAIVARARETPAVVGAGRASEQISPGDLVAMDGIRGVVLVNPSDEQLAVFREEQRRYQESERLALATKDLPAVSTDGFQIRLNGNIEFLEEIPSLLAHGAEGIGLYRTEFMFLDRKTAPTEEEHYRAYRQVLEAMGGRPVTIRTLDLGGDKVPGKTKHEKEPNPAMGLRAIRYCLSNRELFRTQLRALLRASVHGNLRLMFPLICGVSELREARSELEACRTELGRAGVPVGKRFPVGIMVETPSAATIADRLAQEADFFSVGTNDLIQYSLAIDRQNREVAYLYRPLHLSVLRQLRGIIDAGRAANIPVSMCGEMAGDPLYTLVLLALGFDELSMTSGQIPVVKRFLRRVSRVDAMELLQNAMELTTAEEIERYVRTEMDRRFSETMEPGAPGVGNAEPADHEPSEHGASPSGRNTA
- a CDS encoding PTS system mannose/fructose/sorbose family transporter subunit IID, translated to MSAPPAALPFGVLLRVFLRSLFLQASWNPKGMQNLGLAYAVYPALEALYPQGPAREEAVRRHLVFFNTHPYVAAAIVGGVINHEERIARGEETPDKVVAFKAALMGPLAALGDGFFWLSLKPATGAVSAALVPLLGVWAVPLFLVLYNLVHLLLRVRLYWLGLTLGDRLVEAVARANLPARGARLRAVAAASAGGVAAWLAVSFGANAGGLYAPLLAAGCLALGVASYVLVSRRVPNYVVLYVAAGLACVAGAFL
- a CDS encoding DUF1826 domain-containing protein, which produces MQPALRALAPPAHAFVWTPEALAGIYREDLNLCVWRRGLDTPLAHWLSDVAATRELDVIARVRGDAPDLRRRLDGLPQGPPFEAWLTDVHFLLHLYADLFGAAELGVRLHILASDMCPRFHVDRVGVRLLCTYAGPATEWLENAHVARGALGASGDVTRPGAPVHALERFDVALLKGESWPGNQGNGAVHRSPAIASSGRRRLFLSIEAL
- the rpmB gene encoding 50S ribosomal protein L28, whose translation is MSKVCQVTGKRPLVGNTVSHANNRHKRRSLPNLQWHRFWVPSMNRFVKLRVSTHGIRIINQRGIDRVVRELLAEGVKL
- a CDS encoding HPr family phosphocarrier protein, encoding MASVVEGTYEIINALGLHARAAAQMVKVANRFKSEVTIEAQGQRANAKSIMGVLMLAAAQGTQVKLTCKGDDADACLQELAKLIGDRFGEAQ
- the rpsN gene encoding 30S ribosomal protein S14; the encoded protein is MAKKSKVARNAQRKALVAKYAKRRAALKARIRDRTLSYEERRAAQDALASLPRDSNPNRVTNRCALTGRPRGNLRRFGLSRIAFREKALRGEIPGVIKSSW